The DNA sequence GCATCGCGTCATACACACCGGCCGGCAGGGTGACGCCGAACGACAGCGTGTCCGACGACGGGGTCGTGCCACTGATGAAGCGGATACTTCGCCCGGTACACACCTGACCCGACGTCGCCCCGGCCGAGCCAGGAGCAACCAACGAGGTCGTCAGGGCCGCCAGTCCGGCGACACCGAGCAACCGACCAACCGGGTGCGAGCGCATGGTGAGCATGCGCGGAGTTTCGGCACCGACCCCGCCACTAGTGCCAACGGCGCGTCAAGAACGGTGGGCCTACCGGCTCATTTCGACCGAACAGTGGTCAGAGTTCCGCCAGAATTTCGTCAGGGATGTCGGCGTTGGAGAAGACGTCCTGCACGTCGTCATGATCGTCGAGCGCATCGACGAGCTTGAGCATGGCGTTCGCACCGGCGACATCGCTGATGGGCACGGTGTTGGTGGGCACCATCGAGTTGTCCTCCTCGAGCACCTCGATGCCCGCGTCGTCGAACGCGGCACGCAGCGGGTGGAGGTTGCTGGGCTCGCAGATCACTTCCCAGTGCTCGTCGAGGTCCTGCACGTCTTCGGCCCCGGCGTCGAGGCCGACCAACATGACGTCTTCCTCGGACGCGGACTTGGCCACCTTGATGGTGCCCTTGCGCTCGAACTGCCAGGCAACGGCGCCCGGTTCCGCCAGCGATCCACCGTTCTTCGACAGCAGCGAGCGGAGCTCGGACCCGGTGCGATTGCGGTTGTCGGAAAGGACTTCGATCAGCAGGGCCACACCGCCGGGGGCATAGCCCTCGTAGGTGATCGACTCGTAGTTGACGCCTTCGAGTTCACCGGTGCCCCGCTTGACGGCCCGGTCGATGGTGTCGATCGGCACCGAAGCGTTGCGGGCCTTCTGGTACATCGTTCGCAACGTGGCGTTGGTGTCGAGATCGCCGCCTCCCTGACGAGCGGCCACCTCGACCTGCTTGATCAGCTTGGCGAAGAGCTTGCCCCGCTTGGCATCGGCAGCACCCTTCTTGTGCTTGATCGTTGCCCATTTGGAGTGGCCTGACATTGCTCACCTCGGCTGGAGAAAGTGTGGGAGAACAGGGTGGGAGTGGAGTCTAGATGGAGTCGACGAAGAGCCGGTGCAAGCGGTCGTCGTCGGTGAGTTCCGGGTGGAACGAGCTGGCGAGGATCGCACCTTCGCGCACCAGCACCGGCGTGTCGCGGGCGACGGCGAGCACCTCGACGTCGGGTCCGACTCGAGTGACCACCGGAGCTCGGATGAACACGGCGGTGAACGGACCGCCGTCGACACCGGTGACGTCGAGGTCGGCCTCGAAGGAGTCGATCTGGCGGCCGTACCCGTTGCGGCGAACGGTGAGGTCGATGGCGCCGAACGACGCCTGACCGGCGATGCCGTCGAGCACCTCGACCGCCAGCAGGATCATCCCGGCACAGGTACCGAAGGCCGGCATCCCGCTCGCCAGACGATCGGCGAGCGGTGTGAGCAAGCCCTGGGTGACGAGCAGCTTCGACATGGTCGATGACTCCCCGCCGGGAAGGACGAGCGCGTCGACCGTGTCGAGCTGGGCCGGCGTACGGACCTCGGTGGCCTCGACGCCGACCCGGCGCAACGTTTCGATGTGCCGGGCGAAGGCGCCTTGCAGCGCCAACACACCGACGACTGGTGAACTCACCAGCCGCGTTCGGCGAACTTGAGCGTGTCGTCCATGCCGATGCCGGTCATCGGCGCACCGAGGCCCCGGCTGACCTTCGCCAACACGTCGGCGTCGCGGAAGTTGGTGGTGGCCTCGACGATGGCCCGGGCACGAGGCGCCGGATCGTCGGACTTGAAGATGCCCGAGCCGACGAACACGGCCTCGGCCCCGAGCTGCATGGCCAGGGCGGCGTCGGCCGGCGTGGCGATGCCACCGGCACAGAACAGCGGAACCTGGAGCTTGCCCGTCTCGGCGATCTCCTGCACCAGCGGCAGCGGAGCCTGCAGGCGCTTGGCCCACTCGAACAGCTCGGCTTCGTCGGCCTGGGTGATCTTGCGGATGTCGCCGGTGATGCTGCGGAGGTGGCGAACGGCCTCAACGATGTTGCCGGTGCCGGCCTCGCCCTTCGAGCGGATCATGCAGGCGCCCTCGGAGATACGACGCAGGGCCTCGCCGAGGTTGGTGGCGCCACACACGAACGGCACGGTGAAGGCGAATTTGTCGATGTGGTGGGTCTCGTCGGCCGGGGTGAGGACCTCGGACTCGTCGATGTAGTCGACACCGAGGGCCTGGAGGATCTGGGCCTCGACGAAGTGACCGATACGAGCCTTGGCCATGACCGGGATGGTGCAGACCTCTTGGATCCCCTGGATCATCTCCGGGTCGCTCATCCGTGACACGCCGCCGTCGCGACGGATGTCGGCCGGCACACGCTCGAGTGCCATGACGGCGGTGGCGCCGGCATCCTCGGCGATCTTGGCCTGCTCGGGATTGACGACGTCCATGATGACGCCACCCTTGAGCATCTCGGCCAGGCCACGGTTGACTCGGACGTTTGCGTTGGTGGAAGAAGACTCGCTCATGGCGTCGAGTCTACGAGTGGCCCCCAATGTGGCGTCTCGCCCGCAGGCCACTTTGTCCCCCGCACCTCACGCACCCCAACCCACCCAAAAAGTGACGCAACTTTGGAGAGTTGACACCGCTCAGCGGCATGAACTCTCCAAAGTTGCGTGGGGTGGAGGCTACGGGAGGGTGACGTTGCCCTCTTCGGGGAACAGGACCCAGGTCTGGCCGGGGGTCAGGAGGATGGGATCGCCGTTGTTGTCGACCAACTCGGGCTGCGACGTTGCACTGTCGCGGGACCAGGTGCCTTCGATCAGGTGGCCGTCGGTGAGCACGATCACCGGTCCGGTGCCGACCGATTCGAGTTCGGCGGAGCCGGCGTCGGCCGGGCTGATCGAGTAGTCCACGATCATGATCACCACGTTGGCCGGGGCCAGCTGGTCGCCGAGCACCGTGGTGTGCGGGCGCCCATCCTGGGTGCGCAGCCAACCGCCCCGACTGGCGTCCCAGGTGTGTGTGACCGTCGGGGTGCCCCGATAGTCGATCGTGACCGGACCGCTGATCTCGACCGCATCGGCCGACAGCTCGTCGCCCGGACCGCGGAACTCGAACCAGGGCGCCGGCGGCTCGGCATCGTCGGGAGCGAACGCAAAGAGGTCGGGCGTGTTGACGTAGAGGTTGTGCGGCGCCCGACGCGAGCTGTCGCGGAAGTACACCGACCGGCTCATGGCCGTGACCTCGACGATGGGCAACGAGCGCAGACGTTGTGCGACGTAATCGTTGCCACCCGACGAGGCGTAGAGCGGGGTGTTGAACCCGCTCACCAGGTCGAAGTCGGACGTGCGGCTCGAGCGAACCGGGCCGACCGGTGACGGCTGATTGGTGTGGAACACTGCCGCAAAGCGGGTGACGCCCTCGGTCAGCATCTCGAACACCAAGTCGGCCTGGTCGAGGCCGGTCTGGGGCCGAGCCTCGGGGAAGTTGTCGATCTTCACGATCAACGCCGGACCGGTCAGCTCCTCGTCGACCGGCAGGCCGGTGAGCGGT is a window from the Acidimicrobiales bacterium genome containing:
- a CDS encoding YebC/PmpR family DNA-binding transcriptional regulator, which encodes MSGHSKWATIKHKKGAADAKRGKLFAKLIKQVEVAARQGGGDLDTNATLRTMYQKARNASVPIDTIDRAVKRGTGELEGVNYESITYEGYAPGGVALLIEVLSDNRNRTGSELRSLLSKNGGSLAEPGAVAWQFERKGTIKVAKSASEEDVMLVGLDAGAEDVQDLDEHWEVICEPSNLHPLRAAFDDAGIEVLEEDNSMVPTNTVPISDVAGANAMLKLVDALDDHDDVQDVFSNADIPDEILAEL
- the pdxT gene encoding pyridoxal 5'-phosphate synthase glutaminase subunit PdxT, whose amino-acid sequence is MSSPVVGVLALQGAFARHIETLRRVGVEATEVRTPAQLDTVDALVLPGGESSTMSKLLVTQGLLTPLADRLASGMPAFGTCAGMILLAVEVLDGIAGQASFGAIDLTVRRNGYGRQIDSFEADLDVTGVDGGPFTAVFIRAPVVTRVGPDVEVLAVARDTPVLVREGAILASSFHPELTDDDRLHRLFVDSI
- the pdxS gene encoding pyridoxal 5'-phosphate synthase lyase subunit PdxS, whose product is MSESSSTNANVRVNRGLAEMLKGGVIMDVVNPEQAKIAEDAGATAVMALERVPADIRRDGGVSRMSDPEMIQGIQEVCTIPVMAKARIGHFVEAQILQALGVDYIDESEVLTPADETHHIDKFAFTVPFVCGATNLGEALRRISEGACMIRSKGEAGTGNIVEAVRHLRSITGDIRKITQADEAELFEWAKRLQAPLPLVQEIAETGKLQVPLFCAGGIATPADAALAMQLGAEAVFVGSGIFKSDDPAPRARAIVEATTNFRDADVLAKVSRGLGAPMTGIGMDDTLKFAERGW
- a CDS encoding DUF3048 domain-containing protein produces the protein MPRTPFRSSLAAAVVFALTAAACSGGSSDAADEVTTTTTAPPAETTTTTEAATTTTMDAAPSGPFAPLTGLPVDEELTGPALIVKIDNFPEARPQTGLDQADLVFEMLTEGVTRFAAVFHTNQPSPVGPVRSSRTSDFDLVSGFNTPLYASSGGNDYVAQRLRSLPIVEVTAMSRSVYFRDSSRRAPHNLYVNTPDLFAFAPDDAEPPAPWFEFRGPGDELSADAVEISGPVTIDYRGTPTVTHTWDASRGGWLRTQDGRPHTTVLGDQLAPANVVIMIVDYSISPADAGSAELESVGTGPVIVLTDGHLIEGTWSRDSATSQPELVDNNGDPILLTPGQTWVLFPEEGNVTLP